A genomic region of Raphanus sativus cultivar WK10039 chromosome 6, ASM80110v3, whole genome shotgun sequence contains the following coding sequences:
- the LOC108813744 gene encoding protein HAIKU1: MDRPRQNDHLGVNKTGKNIRKSPLHQPNFPAANASANANAAAVPRPQGQPQVYNISKNDFRSIVQQLTGSPSRESLPRPPPNSSSPKPQSTRLQRIRPPPLTQISPPAVPPPTMAPIQHRPHGGFVRPPPPQTHFPQGTQQQQQQPMMGQGDQFWSNTAESPISGYMRYLQSSLGDAGPNGNQMQPGPEHRPYMPAQSQPQPYMPAQSQRHQPYMAAQSQPQPYMPAQAQSQPQAQPQPHMMPGSQPHMNMQGPLPPPGLVPSPVPRNFPSQPQFNGPVPVTPTLPSPRFNQMYGGFPSPRYNGFGPLNSPTSQFAPQSPTGYPNMFGPRSPYPLLSPGGQYPQPLTPNFSFSQLAQSGNHGPGAAGSGLPQPPPSPGLMFPLSPGFFQNPSPRWGNY, translated from the coding sequence ATGGATAGGCCTCGTCAGAATGATCATTTGGGTGTGAACAAGACTGGGAAGAATATCAGAAAGAGTCCTCTGCATCAGCCCAACTTCCCTGCCGCCAATGCGAGTGCGAATGCGAATGCAGCCGCTGTTCCGAGGCCTCAAGGGCAGCCTCAGGTTTATAACATTAGCAAGAACGACTTCAGAAGTATTGTTCAGCAGCTTACTGGCTCTCCATCACGTGAAAGCCTTCCTCGCCCTCCTCCGAACAGCAGCTCACCGAAGCCTCAGAGTACGCGGTTGCAGAGGATTAGACCACCGCCCTTGACGCAGATCAGCCCGCCTGCGGTTCCTCCCCCTACCATGGCTCCTATACAACATCGTCCTCACGGTGGCTTCGTTAGACCGCCTCCTCCACAGACGCATTTTCCTCAAGgcacacaacaacaacaacaacagccgATGATGGGTCAAGGGGACCAGTTTTGGTCTAATACAGCTGAGTCTCCCATCTCAGGGTATATGCGTTACCTTCAAAGTTCACTTGGAGATGCAGGTCCTAATGGTAACCAAATGCAGCCAGGTCCTGAACATCGCCCATATATGCCGGCTCAGTCTCAACCTCAGCCTTATATGCCAGCTCAGTCTCAACGTCATCAGCCGTATATGGCAGCTCAGTCTCAACCTCAGCCTTATATGCCAGCTCAGGCTCAGAGTCAACCACAAGCACAACCACAGCCACATATGATGCCTGGATCACAACCTCATATGAATATGCAGGGACCACTACCACCACCCGGATTAGTTCCAAGCCCAGTGCCTCGTAATTTTCCTTCCCAGCCTCAGTTCAACGGTCCTGTACCTGTCACGCCCACTCTGCCCTCTCCGAGGTTTAATCAGATGTATGGTGGGTTTCCTTCTCCTCGGTATAACGGTTTCGGACCACTAAACTCACCTACATCCCAGTTTGCTCCACAATCTCCTACTGGTTACCCGAACATGTTCGGTCCTAGATCACCATATCCGTTGCTATCACCAGGAGGTCAGTATCCACAACCACTCACGCCAAACTTCTCGTTTTCACAACTAGCCCAATCAGGAAATCACGGACCCGGTGCAGCAGGTTCGGGTCTTCCTCAGCCACCTCCATCTCCAGGACTTATGTTCCCGTTGTCTCCAGGGTTCTTCCAAAACCCAAGTCCAAGATGGGGTAATTACTAG
- the LOC108806717 gene encoding multiple organellar RNA editing factor 6, mitochondrial, whose protein sequence is MAKTLSRSTASRVATRLFSTSRAIAPPLLPSRSTLISHRSSPSLFHALGFIPASTRLTTIRTRMDRSGGSYSPLNSGSNFSDRAPTEMAPLFPGCDYEHWLIVMDKPGGENASRQQMIDCYVQTLAKIVGSEEEAKRKIYNVSCERYFGFGCEIDEETSNKLEGIPGVLFVLPDSYVDPEYKDYGAELFVNGEVVPRPPERQRRMVEFTTHRSSDRPKYNDRTKNVRRRDNMR, encoded by the exons ATGGCGAAAACCCTATCCCGCTCCACCGCATCACGCGTCGCTACTCGTCTCTTCTCCACTTCCAGAGCCATCGCTCCTCCCCTACTTCCTTCTCGCTCTACCCTCATTTCCCATCGATCATCGCCTTCTCTGTTCCATGCCCTCGGATTCATCCCCGCTTCGACCCGTCTGACGACGATCCGGACCCGGATGGATAGGTCCGGCGGATCGTATTCGCCGCTTAATTCCGGATCCAATTTCAGCGACAGAGCACCTACAGAGATGGCGCCGCTGTTCCCTGGCTGCGACTACGAGCATTGGCTCATCGTCATGGACAAGCCCGGCGGCGAAAACGCGAGTAGACAGCAAATGATCGATTGCTATGTTCAGACTCTTGCCAAAATTGTCGGAAG TGAGGAAGAAGCTAAGAGGAAGATCTACAACGTTTCTTGCGAGAGGTATTTTGGGTTTGGCTGTGAGATTGATGAGGAGACATCAAACAAACTCGAAG GGATTCCTGGTGTTCTCTTCGTGCTTCCTGACTCTTATGTTGATCCAGAGTACAAAGATTATGGAG CTGAGTTGTTTGTGAATGGAGAAGTGGTTCCGCGTCCACCAGAGAGACAGAGGAGGATGGTGGAGTTCACGACTCATAGAAGCTCGGATAGGCCCAAGTACAATGACAGAACCAAGAATGTTCGACGGAGAGATAATATGCGTTAG
- the LOC108806887 gene encoding uncharacterized protein LOC108806887: protein MELPLLSYTNSVTFSRTGICSSSSSSSTSIRNFPGKRMSLGMGLNNSRSVKASAGRSTEGVEKTDGGQFAGPVMEVTTLDRGFANSTTVDFPVWDKIGAVVRLTYGIGVYGAMAVAGRFICSVTGIDSSGGFDPSLDALLAGLGYATPPIMALLFILDDEVVKLSPHARAIRDVEDEELRSFFFGMSPWQFILIVAASSIGEELFYRVAVQGALSDIFLKGTQLMTDSRGMASLTGVLPPFVPFAQAFAAVITATLTGSLYFLAASPKDPTYIVAPVLRSRRDDFKKLLSAWYEKRQMKKIYSPLLEGLLALYLGIEWVQTDNILAPMMTHGIYSTVILGHGLWKIHDHRRKLRRRIELLRSETADE from the exons ATGGAGCTTCCATTACTCTCTTACACCAACTCAGTCACGTTTTCGCGCACAGGCATatgctcttcttcctcttcctcctcaaCTAGTATTAGAAACTTCCCGGGGAAAAGAATGAGCTTAGGAATGGGACTCAATAATTCAAGAAGCGTCAAAGCTTCAGCTGGACGGAGCACAGAAGGCGTCGAGAAGACAGACGGAGGACAGTTCGCCGGTCCTGTCATGGAGGTCACTACACTTGATCGCGGCTTTGCTAACTCCACGACCGTTGATTTTCCGGTATGGGACAAAATTGGCGCCGTGGTTAGACTTACTTACGGGATCG ggGTATATGGAGCAATGGCTGTAGCAGGAAGATTCATATGTTCAGTTACTGGTATTGACTCGTCTGGTGGCTTTGATCCTTCTCTTGATGCTCTTCTCGCCGGTCTTGGCTATGCTACACCACCCATCATGGCTCTCCTCTTCATACTCGAT GATGAAGTTGTGAAACTATCACCACATGCTCGAGCCATCAGAGACGTGGAAGATGAGGAACTAAGAAGCTTTTTCTTCGGAATGTCCCCATGGCAG TTTATACTCATTGTGGCGGCCAGTTCGATAGGAGAAGAGCTCTTTTACCGTGTTGCTGTACAG GGGGCTCTGTCTGATATATTCTTGAAAGGAACACAGTTGATGACAGACTCTAGAGGCATGGCCTCTctg ACCGGAGTCTTGCCTCCATTTGTTCCGTTTGCTCAAGCATTTGCAGCTGTGATCACCGCTACTCTCACAGGCTCACTCTACTTTCTTGCTGCTTCTCCAAAAG acCCAACATACATTGTTGCCCCGGTTCTAAGGTCACGCCGCGATGACTTTAAGAAGCTTTTGTCTG CTTGGTACGAGAAGAGACAGATGAAGAAGATTTACTCTCCTCTTCTCGAAGGACTCTTAGCTCTCTACCTCGGTATTGAATGGGTTCAG ACGGACAATATCTTAGCACCGATGATGACGCATGGTATATACTCGACGGTAATATTAGGGCATGGGCTGTGGAAAATACATGATCACCGTAGAAAGTTACGTCGGAGGATCGAACTGCTTAGATCAGAGACCGCTGATGAAtga
- the LOC108810975 gene encoding uncharacterized protein LOC108810975 encodes MSLNCLTCHTLQRSDSDIDIGTLKDSKITEKNATSGYEKMVRNRTMLPAVRRVKMGHRRLYSADAVVYRDLDEPKLARSSGLRRDWSFEDLKKQRDEIKIGETIKE; translated from the coding sequence ATGAGCCTGAACTGCCTCACCTGCCACACCCTGCAAAGATCAGACTCTGACATAGACATAGGAACTCTTAAAGATTCAAAGATCACAGAAAAAAACGCAACGTCAGGATATGAAAAAATGGTAAGGAACCGAACAATGTTGCCAGCGGTGAGACGGGTCAAAATGGGACATCGAAGGCTCTACAGCGCGGACGCGGTGGTCTATAGGGATCTTGACGAGCCAAAGCTGGCAAGAAGCAGTGGGCTTAGAAGGGATTGGAGCTTTGAAGATCTAAAGAAACAAAGAGATGAGATAAAAATTGGAGAGACAATAAAGGAATAA
- the LOC108810285 gene encoding uncharacterized protein LOC108810285 yields the protein MDLRFHERESSVWQKCSRHDLSNRRFVCGGGGVCPYCLHERLSSLCPDCARDLPCSCTPRASLDVDVPFTGIGSVGRVSSLIECEPAFRRSTSMSVPFLWSSKPEPVEKTGSNVEPGRGRSLWRLFRGESKSKTAKVMRKSRSVAVSDAGELLSLPVTSKGSGWYFPSPIKVFRQSRILFQQRSPLYRG from the coding sequence ATGGATTTGCGTTTCCACGAAAGAGAAAGCAGCGTTTGGCAGAAATGCTCAAGACACGACTTATCTAACCGCCGTTTCGTCTGCGGTGGAGGCGGCGTTTGTCCTTACTGCCTCCACGAACGTCTCTCCTCACTCTGCCCCGACTGCGCCCGCGATCTCCCTTGTTCCTGTACCCCACGCGCCTCCCTCGACGTTGATGTTCCCTTCACCGGCATCGGTTCCGTTGGCCGCGTTTCCAGCCTTATCGAATGCGAGCCGGCGTTTAGGAGATCCACATCCATGTCTGTTCCGTTTCTCTGGTCTTCTAAACCGGAACCGGTTGAGAAAACCGGGTCGAACGTCGAACCGGGTCGTGGACGTTCGCTCTGGAGACTGTTCAGAGGAGAGAGTAAAAGCAAGACTGCTAAAGTGATGAGGAAGTCGAGATCGGTTGCAGTCTCCGACGCAGGAGAACTGCTATCTTTGCCGGTGACGAGCAAGGGAAGTGGTTGGTACTTTCCAAGCCCGATCAAGGTTTTCAGACAGTCAAGAATCTTGTTTCAACAAAGATCTCCTTTGTACAGAGGTTGA